From Catenulispora sp. EB89, the proteins below share one genomic window:
- a CDS encoding TIGR03621 family F420-dependent LLM class oxidoreductase, whose translation MRPFRFLAAVADDEEFAELIPLARKAEAMGYSSFVLSDHLMNYAPLLPLAQVAAVTEHLRVGTFVLNNNLRHPAVLAQELATLDQLSGGRLDIGIGAGWNKPEYDAIGIPFEPVGVRIKQLTEAIAVLKGCFAEGPFSFSGEHYTITDFDSLPLPVQRPHPPFFLGGGGKRFLTLAAREAQIIGLAPRLVNVDGKPVSDPRTITAAATDEKLGWIKEAAGDRFAEIEFNTYPVTGPIVVTHEPRVEAQRRIDRVRDRTGVELTIDELLESPHTYIGSPKDLIAKFLELRERFGITSFLIDDLDAMAPVVEALAGQ comes from the coding sequence ATGCGTCCTTTCCGCTTCCTCGCGGCCGTCGCCGACGACGAGGAGTTCGCCGAGCTGATTCCTCTGGCCCGCAAAGCAGAGGCGATGGGTTATTCGAGCTTCGTGCTCTCCGACCACCTCATGAACTACGCCCCGCTGTTGCCGCTGGCGCAGGTCGCGGCAGTGACCGAGCATCTGCGCGTGGGTACGTTCGTGCTCAACAACAACCTGCGGCACCCGGCCGTGCTGGCCCAGGAACTCGCGACGCTCGACCAGCTGTCGGGCGGCCGGCTCGACATCGGGATCGGCGCCGGCTGGAACAAGCCCGAGTACGACGCGATCGGCATCCCCTTCGAGCCGGTCGGCGTGCGGATCAAGCAGCTGACCGAGGCGATCGCGGTGCTCAAGGGCTGTTTCGCCGAGGGGCCGTTCTCCTTCAGCGGTGAGCACTACACGATCACCGACTTCGACTCCCTTCCGCTCCCCGTGCAGCGACCGCACCCGCCGTTCTTCCTCGGCGGAGGCGGCAAGCGGTTCCTGACGCTGGCCGCGCGCGAGGCGCAGATCATCGGATTGGCGCCGCGCCTGGTCAATGTCGACGGCAAGCCGGTCTCGGACCCCCGCACCATCACCGCGGCCGCGACCGACGAGAAGCTCGGCTGGATCAAGGAGGCCGCGGGGGACCGCTTCGCCGAGATCGAGTTCAACACCTACCCGGTCACCGGGCCGATCGTGGTCACCCACGAACCCCGGGTCGAGGCCCAGCGGCGCATCGACCGGGTCCGGGACCGGACCGGCGTCGAGCTGACGATCGACGAGCTGCTGGAATCCCCGCACACCTACATCGGCAGCCCGAAGGATCTGATCGCCAAGTTCCTGGAGCTGCGCGAGCGGTTCGGGATCACCTCGTTCCTGATCGACGACCTGGACGCCATGGCCCCGGTCGTGGAGGCGCTGGCCGGGCAGTAG